In the genome of Vicia villosa cultivar HV-30 ecotype Madison, WI linkage group LG7, Vvil1.0, whole genome shotgun sequence, one region contains:
- the LOC131617965 gene encoding exosome complex component RRP4 homolog, whose protein sequence is MGGIQLKFNKTQKVRLQKAMESLSSKINSDALVTIADSISVNREDSVLKGHGTAELDGQVVATLCGTVERVNKLGYVRGLCSRYKPEVGDIVIGRVIEVAQKLWRLDINCSQNAFLMLSAMNMPDGVQRRRTALDELNMRGIFEESDLICAEVRGVSHDDIHLHARSKKYGKLNTGQMVAVAPYLVKRQKQHFHHLEEHGIDLIIGCNGLIWIGEHVEVKDETEYQVNLIELEKNDTRRKYICRAANAIRVLSKLGFTVTIEIIKGIVDLSQSLNLEVHDMLGCEFCVLVAEKEAERRSLNKRKR, encoded by the exons TCTGTCTTCCAAGATAAATTCTGATGCTTTGGTTACCATAGCTGATTCTATCTCTGTCAACCGTGAGGACAGCGTACTTAAGGGTCACGGAACTGCTGAACTAGACGGTCAAGTTGTTGCCACTCTCTGTGGTACCGTGGAACGTGTTAACAAGCTTGGTTATGTGCGTGGTTTGTGCTCAAG GTACAAACCTGAAGTTGGTGACATTGTTATAGGGCGTGTTATTGAG GTTGCTCAAAAGTTATGGAGATTGGATATTAATTGCAGTCAAAATGCTTTTTTGATGCTTTCTGCTATGAATATGCCCGATGGTGTGCAG AGGCGAAGGACAGCTCTAGATGAACTAAACATGCGCGGTATTTTTGAAGAGTCTGATCTCATTTGT GCTGAAGTTCGTGGTGTATCGCACGATGACATTCATCTTCATGCAAGAAGTAAAAAATATGGAAAG CTTAATACTGGTCAGATGGTTGCGGTCGCACCTTATTTAGTGAAGAGACAGAAACAACATTTTCATCATCTGGAGGAACATGGGATTGATCTAATAATTGGCTGCAACGGTCTGATTTGGATTGGAGAACATGTAGAAGTCAAAGATGAGACGGAATATCAAGTTAACCTAATTGAGCTAGAGAAAAATGATACTAGGAGAAAATACATATGTAGGGCTGCTAATGCTATCCGAGTATTATCCAAGTTAGGATTTACCGTAACAATTGAAATCATTAAGGGGATTGTCGATTTGAGCCAGTCATTAAATCTTGAAGTACACGACATGCTTGGTTGCGAGTTTTGTGTTCTGGTTGCGGAAAAGGAGGCAGAGAGAAGAAGCTTAAATAAAAGAAAGAGGTAA